Proteins co-encoded in one Xanthomonas campestris pv. badrii genomic window:
- a CDS encoding TonB-dependent receptor has protein sequence MKNHRTVSTLPARSLLCCALAASLFATTPAMAQSSNATLRGQVASAQSGSEVVVTNLATGSVRRAPVNANGNYTIVGLQPGTYKVESNGVSRTVTLSVASSATVDLGTETATAPAGDATTLDTVTVSAPMIRDVKTSEVGNTISARQIQQLPQATRNFLEFADTVPGMVFQVDGNGNTKLRGGASNASAGNLYIDGVGQKSYVRSGGVAGQSDTQGNPFPQLAIGEYKVITSNYKAEYGQISGAAITAATKSGTNEFHGEAFYRYTDQDLRDKRPDEEENGKIDSQTKEYGFALGGPIIQDRMHFFVAYEGKENVAPKSVQPSSEAAAFVSQLPSNLASQYGPANMPFEEDLFFGKIDFEPTDRDRIELSTIYRDETQTANVGGTNTLAQATDKINKDKRTNLRWQHSADNWFNELIVGTENSENNPTPRTLGNGIVYTYFQPRAGSTDIDERTFLTTGSAGGLNAQRKSQKGWFLQNDLTFTSFQWHGEHTIKMGVNYKDIELTSQDAAAVNPQFSYRVNGGSVESTPYRVDFVAPYNTPGQRATVVSPSKQYGIYLQDDWAATDKLMINIGVRYDYEDTPAYTDFVTSQAFVDALYANDPDNPGQPWANRLLPSGINVADYISTGNNRKNFKDAWAPRFGFSYDIFGDEAAIVHGGAARSYDRNLFEQLALETSKAALSPVAVYFENPATQQCYRADRTCVAFDPRYLNGIDQLNTIPGVAGSAELFMFNNKLKTPYSDQYSIGITNQVGDWLTDVTFQRILSYDGFAMGLINRYPDGSYFQNGNVPWGEPVPGYQNTILGSNGLEQRNSQVLLSADKPYTKESGWGLTLSYTHTSARQNRNIDEPYGFDKATIGGYPFVKSDAVAAHRFVASGSIDIPWGVTLGAKLVLATPEPINTIACFGFTDPDGATCQQVGVTPPGSGKFLVGGDIWGYRTVDFQATKEFTVVGDFKMSARVNLLNAFNFKNYSAYAYNGFGSNGQFDPDIAINTSGEINYVPRSVVLEIGAKF, from the coding sequence ATGAAGAATCACCGCACCGTCTCCACCCTGCCGGCGCGCAGCCTGTTGTGCTGCGCCCTGGCCGCTTCGTTGTTCGCCACCACCCCGGCCATGGCCCAGTCCAGCAACGCCACGTTGCGCGGACAGGTCGCTTCCGCGCAGAGCGGCAGCGAAGTGGTCGTCACCAATCTGGCCACCGGCTCGGTGCGACGCGCACCGGTCAACGCGAACGGCAACTACACCATCGTCGGTCTGCAGCCGGGCACCTACAAGGTCGAATCCAACGGCGTCAGCCGCACGGTGACCTTGTCGGTGGCTTCCAGCGCCACCGTCGATCTCGGCACCGAGACGGCAACTGCCCCGGCCGGCGATGCGACCACGCTGGACACGGTGACGGTCAGCGCGCCGATGATCCGCGACGTCAAGACCTCGGAAGTGGGCAACACCATCAGCGCGCGCCAGATCCAGCAATTGCCGCAGGCCACGCGTAACTTCCTCGAGTTTGCCGATACCGTACCGGGCATGGTGTTTCAGGTCGACGGCAACGGCAACACCAAGCTGCGCGGCGGTGCATCCAACGCCAGCGCCGGCAATCTGTACATCGATGGCGTCGGCCAGAAGAGCTACGTGCGCAGCGGCGGCGTTGCCGGCCAGAGCGACACCCAGGGCAATCCGTTCCCGCAGCTCGCCATCGGCGAGTACAAGGTGATCACGTCCAACTACAAGGCCGAATACGGCCAGATCAGTGGCGCGGCGATCACTGCGGCCACCAAGTCCGGCACCAACGAGTTCCACGGCGAAGCGTTCTACCGCTATACCGATCAGGACCTGCGCGACAAGCGGCCGGACGAGGAAGAAAACGGCAAGATCGATTCGCAGACCAAGGAATACGGTTTCGCGCTCGGCGGGCCGATCATCCAGGACCGCATGCATTTCTTCGTTGCCTACGAGGGTAAGGAGAACGTGGCGCCCAAGAGCGTGCAGCCGAGTTCCGAGGCGGCGGCGTTCGTCAGCCAGCTGCCGTCCAACCTGGCCAGCCAGTACGGCCCGGCCAACATGCCGTTCGAAGAAGACCTGTTCTTCGGCAAGATCGATTTCGAGCCCACCGACCGCGATCGCATCGAGCTGAGCACGATTTATCGCGACGAAACCCAGACCGCGAATGTCGGCGGCACTAACACGCTGGCGCAGGCCACCGACAAGATCAACAAGGACAAGCGCACCAACTTGCGCTGGCAGCACAGCGCCGACAACTGGTTCAACGAGCTCATCGTTGGCACAGAAAACTCGGAGAACAATCCGACCCCGCGCACGCTGGGCAATGGCATCGTCTACACCTATTTCCAGCCACGTGCCGGTTCCACCGATATCGATGAGCGCACCTTCCTGACCACCGGCTCGGCGGGCGGCCTCAATGCGCAGCGCAAGAGTCAAAAGGGCTGGTTCCTCCAGAACGATCTGACCTTCACCAGCTTCCAGTGGCATGGCGAGCACACCATCAAGATGGGTGTGAACTACAAGGACATCGAGCTGACATCGCAGGATGCGGCGGCGGTGAATCCGCAGTTCAGCTACCGAGTCAACGGTGGCAGCGTGGAATCCACGCCCTACCGCGTGGATTTCGTTGCGCCGTACAACACGCCCGGCCAGCGCGCCACGGTGGTCTCGCCGTCCAAGCAGTACGGCATCTACCTGCAGGACGATTGGGCCGCCACCGACAAGCTGATGATCAACATCGGTGTGCGCTACGACTACGAAGACACACCGGCATACACCGACTTCGTTACCTCGCAAGCCTTCGTCGATGCGCTGTATGCCAACGATCCGGACAACCCCGGCCAGCCGTGGGCCAACCGCCTGCTGCCCAGCGGCATCAACGTGGCCGATTACATCAGCACCGGCAACAACCGCAAGAACTTCAAGGATGCCTGGGCGCCGCGCTTCGGTTTCTCGTATGACATCTTCGGCGACGAAGCGGCCATCGTGCATGGTGGTGCGGCGCGGTCGTACGACCGCAACCTGTTCGAGCAGCTGGCACTGGAAACCAGCAAGGCGGCGTTGTCGCCGGTGGCGGTGTATTTCGAAAATCCGGCAACCCAGCAGTGCTATCGCGCCGACCGCACGTGCGTGGCGTTCGACCCGCGTTATCTGAACGGCATCGATCAGCTCAACACCATTCCCGGTGTGGCCGGCAGCGCCGAGCTCTTCATGTTCAACAACAAGCTCAAGACGCCTTACAGCGATCAGTACAGCATCGGCATCACCAACCAGGTGGGCGACTGGCTGACCGATGTGACCTTCCAGCGCATCCTGAGCTACGACGGCTTTGCGATGGGCCTGATCAACCGTTACCCGGATGGTTCGTACTTCCAGAACGGCAACGTGCCGTGGGGCGAGCCGGTGCCGGGCTACCAGAACACCATCCTGGGCAGCAACGGCCTGGAACAGCGCAACAGCCAGGTGCTGCTGTCGGCCGACAAGCCGTACACCAAGGAATCCGGTTGGGGCCTGACCTTGTCCTACACCCACACCAGTGCGCGCCAGAACCGCAACATCGACGAGCCTTACGGCTTCGACAAGGCCACCATCGGCGGCTATCCGTTCGTGAAGTCCGACGCGGTGGCTGCGCACCGTTTCGTGGCCTCCGGCTCGATCGATATCCCGTGGGGTGTGACGCTGGGTGCCAAGCTGGTGCTGGCCACGCCCGAGCCGATCAACACGATTGCCTGCTTCGGCTTCACCGATCCCGATGGCGCAACCTGCCAACAGGTTGGCGTCACACCTCCGGGCAGCGGCAAATTCCTGGTCGGTGGCGATATCTGGGGCTACCGCACGGTGGATTTCCAGGCCACCAAGGAGTTCACCGTGGTTGGCGACTTCAAGATGTCGGCACGCGTGAACCTGCTCAACGCGTTCAACTTCAAGAACTACAGCGCGTACGCCTACAACGGCTTTGGCAGCAACGGGCAGTTCGATCCGGACATCGCGATCAACACCAGCGGCGAAATCAACTATGTGCCGCGTAGCGTAGTGCTGGAGATCGGCGCAAAGTTCTGA
- a CDS encoding tryptophan halogenase family protein yields the protein MIPAPLRNIVIVGGGTAGWMAAAAFARVLGPTFNVQLIESEQLGTIGVGEATVPHIKAFNNLLGINEAEFVRQTQGSFKLGIEFVDWQRPGTAYIHGFGTQIGHPLGLLPFHQYWIKQQLRGKAQPLGAYTLNTVAAARGKFMTSAGDVPANSPLANIAYAYHFDASQYARFLRGYAEQRGVVRLEGMVEQVQLHPETGHVQSLQLASGQVITGDLFIDCSGFRGLLIEDALHTGYHDFTHWLPCDRALAVPCEKVGPPTPYTRSTARAAGWQWRIPLQHRTGNGYVYCSAHISDDEAAATLLANLDGAPLGDPRPLRFTTGRRKQFWNHNVVALGLASGFLEPLESTSIHLIQSGISRLLELFPREGISPVLVQRYNDRLAFEFDRIRDFLLLHYHATERDDSAFWRHCRHMPITPELQTTLDLFRDSGRFYRNAEEMFAEISWVQVLVGQGVLPQGYHPLVDQVPDTDAEGFLASVAQTISHCVDVMPSHQQFIDRYCKAPAIR from the coding sequence ATGATCCCCGCTCCCCTTCGCAACATCGTCATCGTCGGCGGCGGCACCGCCGGCTGGATGGCGGCCGCCGCATTTGCGCGCGTGCTCGGGCCCACCTTTAACGTGCAGCTGATCGAATCCGAACAGCTCGGCACCATCGGGGTGGGCGAAGCGACCGTGCCGCATATCAAGGCCTTCAACAACCTACTCGGCATCAATGAAGCCGAGTTCGTGCGCCAGACCCAGGGCAGCTTCAAGCTCGGCATCGAGTTCGTCGATTGGCAGCGCCCCGGCACGGCGTACATCCATGGTTTCGGTACCCAGATTGGGCATCCGCTCGGGCTGCTGCCGTTCCATCAATACTGGATCAAGCAGCAGCTGCGCGGCAAAGCGCAGCCGCTGGGTGCGTACACGCTCAATACTGTGGCCGCCGCGCGCGGCAAGTTCATGACCTCGGCCGGCGATGTGCCGGCCAACTCGCCGCTGGCCAACATCGCCTACGCGTATCACTTCGACGCCAGCCAGTACGCGCGTTTCCTGCGCGGCTACGCCGAACAGCGTGGCGTGGTGCGTCTGGAGGGAATGGTGGAGCAGGTGCAGCTGCATCCGGAAACCGGCCATGTGCAATCGCTGCAGCTGGCGTCCGGGCAGGTGATCACGGGCGACCTGTTCATCGATTGCTCGGGCTTTCGTGGCCTGCTGATCGAAGACGCACTGCATACCGGGTACCACGACTTCACCCACTGGCTGCCGTGCGATCGCGCACTGGCGGTGCCCTGCGAAAAAGTCGGCCCACCGACGCCGTACACGCGCTCCACTGCGCGCGCGGCCGGCTGGCAGTGGCGCATTCCACTGCAACACCGCACCGGCAACGGCTACGTGTATTGCAGCGCGCACATCAGCGACGACGAAGCCGCTGCCACGCTGCTCGCCAACCTGGACGGTGCGCCCCTGGGCGACCCGCGCCCGCTGCGCTTCACCACCGGGCGGCGCAAGCAGTTCTGGAACCACAACGTGGTTGCGCTGGGGCTGGCCAGCGGGTTCCTGGAGCCGCTGGAATCGACCAGCATCCATCTGATCCAGTCCGGCATTTCCAGGTTGCTGGAGCTGTTCCCACGCGAGGGCATCAGCCCGGTGCTGGTGCAGCGCTACAACGACCGGCTGGCGTTCGAGTTCGACCGCATCCGCGATTTCCTGCTGTTGCACTATCACGCCACCGAACGCGACGACAGCGCGTTCTGGCGGCATTGCCGCCACATGCCGATCACCCCGGAACTGCAGACCACCTTGGACCTGTTCCGCGACAGCGGGCGCTTCTACCGCAACGCCGAGGAGATGTTTGCCGAGATCAGCTGGGTGCAGGTGCTGGTGGGCCAGGGCGTCCTGCCGCAGGGCTATCACCCGCTGGTGGACCAGGTGCCGGATACCGACGCCGAGGGCTTCCTGGCCAGCGTGGCGCAGACCATCAGCCACTGCGTGGACGTGATGCCGAGCCACCAGCAGTTCATCGACCGCTATTGCAAGGCGCCAGCGATACGGTGA
- the pyrF gene encoding orotidine-5'-phosphate decarboxylase, producing the protein MSRPPLVLAAHERLIFALDVPGHDEAIAWVDRLGESVSFYKIGMELLASGEYFHVLDALAKRNKRVFVDLKFFDIPATVAGTIARLSQWPVSYCTVHGWHAGMLQAAAEANQGDMRLLAVTVLTSMGRPDLAAMGIDREPVEVVVERALAAQAAGIDGVIASGQEAGPIRRATGPAFSIVCPGIRPGGPVGDDQQRTVGVAQAFTDGADAIVVGRPIRLAADPAAAATAIQDEIRAAVIQHRD; encoded by the coding sequence ATGAGCCGTCCCCCGTTAGTCCTGGCCGCGCACGAGCGGCTGATCTTCGCGCTGGATGTACCCGGCCATGACGAGGCCATCGCCTGGGTGGACCGCCTGGGCGAGTCGGTGTCCTTCTACAAGATCGGCATGGAGCTGCTGGCGTCGGGCGAATACTTCCACGTGCTCGATGCGCTGGCCAAGCGCAACAAGCGCGTGTTCGTGGACCTCAAGTTCTTCGACATCCCCGCCACCGTGGCCGGCACCATCGCCCGCCTGTCGCAGTGGCCGGTGAGCTACTGCACCGTGCACGGCTGGCACGCCGGCATGCTGCAGGCCGCCGCCGAGGCCAACCAGGGCGACATGCGCCTGCTGGCAGTGACCGTGCTGACCTCGATGGGCCGCCCGGACCTGGCCGCGATGGGCATCGACCGCGAACCGGTGGAGGTGGTGGTGGAGCGCGCGCTGGCCGCCCAGGCCGCCGGTATCGACGGGGTGATCGCCTCCGGCCAGGAAGCCGGCCCGATCCGTCGCGCCACCGGCCCGGCGTTTTCGATCGTGTGCCCGGGCATCCGCCCCGGCGGCCCGGTCGGCGACGACCAGCAGCGCACCGTGGGCGTGGCGCAGGCCTTCACCGATGGCGCCGATGCGATTGTCGTCGGCCGCCCGATCCGCCTGGCTGCCGACCCCGCGGCCGCTGCCACCGCCATCCAGGACGAGATCCGCGCGGCGGTGATACAGCATCGGGACTGA
- a CDS encoding 5'-nucleotidase, lipoprotein e(P4) family: MDAMRPSLYAPLSLLACTTLALSACKPGQEVMGQRAQAAAVSAKAAASAASAKPASTAAAAAIPAGDDNLNAVLWMQRSEEYRAVAEQTYRAAADKLDAALKQPNWDALVPEERGNAATGLKPAVVLDVDETVLDNSPYQARLLRDGKEYDALSWDQWVAEKKAKPIPGVVDFAKAATARGITLIYISNRAVHLKDATLANLRSAGLPVADDSVFLGLGTVVQGCEQNGSEKNCRRQLAGQKYRVLMQFGDQLGDFVQVTANTSQARGALLQQYHDWFGERWWMLPNPSYGGWEPAQFNNDYSQPWQTRHDAKRAALELAR, from the coding sequence GTGGATGCCATGCGCCCCTCGCTTTACGCACCGTTGTCCCTGCTTGCCTGCACCACGCTGGCCTTGAGCGCCTGCAAGCCCGGCCAAGAGGTGATGGGCCAGCGTGCGCAAGCCGCTGCCGTGTCCGCCAAGGCGGCAGCCAGTGCCGCGTCGGCGAAACCGGCCTCCACGGCCGCCGCTGCCGCCATCCCGGCCGGCGACGACAACCTCAACGCGGTGCTGTGGATGCAGCGCTCGGAGGAATACCGCGCCGTGGCCGAGCAGACCTATCGCGCTGCGGCCGACAAACTGGACGCTGCACTCAAGCAACCCAACTGGGACGCGCTGGTGCCGGAAGAACGCGGCAATGCCGCCACCGGCCTGAAGCCGGCGGTGGTGCTGGACGTGGACGAGACCGTGCTGGACAACTCGCCGTACCAGGCGCGTCTGCTGCGCGACGGCAAGGAATACGACGCGCTGAGCTGGGACCAGTGGGTGGCCGAAAAGAAAGCCAAGCCGATTCCCGGCGTGGTGGACTTCGCCAAGGCCGCCACCGCCCGCGGCATCACGCTGATCTACATCTCCAACCGCGCGGTGCACCTGAAGGACGCCACCCTGGCCAATCTGCGCAGCGCCGGCCTGCCGGTGGCCGACGACAGCGTGTTCCTGGGCCTGGGCACGGTGGTGCAAGGCTGCGAGCAGAACGGCAGCGAGAAGAACTGCCGCCGCCAGCTGGCCGGGCAGAAGTACCGCGTACTGATGCAGTTCGGCGACCAGCTGGGCGATTTCGTGCAGGTCACCGCCAACACCAGCCAGGCGCGCGGCGCGCTGTTGCAGCAGTACCACGACTGGTTCGGCGAGCGCTGGTGGATGCTGCCCAATCCCAGCTATGGCGGCTGGGAGCCGGCGCAGTTCAACAACGATTATTCCCAACCCTGGCAGACCCGCCACGACGCCAAGCGCGCCGCACTGGAGCTTGCACGATGA
- a CDS encoding YceH family protein gives MTETSSIPVLDTAQARVLGCLIEKEATTPDAYPLTVNAAQVAANQKTAREPVLNLQTGVVHHALRQLETLGLVRQQFSSRAERYEHKLGSVLDLTRQQVALIGLLLLRGPQTLGELFARSERLARFTDADDVRHHLDRLIQRGLAVQLPRASGQREDRYMHLLSGALDLDALQAAAATRQSTPRGADTAALEARVQSLEEQLQELRAQVTELRTRVGD, from the coding sequence ATGACAGAGACATCGTCCATCCCCGTGCTCGATACCGCCCAGGCCCGCGTGCTTGGCTGCCTGATCGAAAAAGAGGCCACCACCCCGGACGCCTACCCGCTCACCGTCAACGCCGCGCAGGTAGCCGCCAACCAGAAGACCGCGCGCGAGCCGGTGCTGAATCTGCAGACCGGCGTGGTGCATCACGCGCTGCGCCAGCTGGAAACGCTGGGACTTGTGCGCCAGCAGTTCTCCTCACGCGCCGAGCGCTACGAGCACAAGCTGGGCAGCGTGCTGGACCTGACCCGCCAGCAGGTGGCGTTGATCGGCCTGCTGCTGCTGCGCGGGCCGCAGACCTTGGGCGAGCTGTTCGCGCGCAGCGAGCGGCTGGCGCGCTTCACCGATGCCGACGATGTGCGCCATCACCTGGACAGGCTGATCCAGCGCGGCCTGGCGGTGCAATTGCCGCGTGCCAGCGGCCAGCGCGAAGACCGTTACATGCATCTGCTCAGCGGCGCGCTGGATCTGGACGCGCTGCAGGCCGCAGCTGCCACGCGCCAGAGCACGCCGCGCGGCGCCGACACCGCTGCCCTGGAAGCGCGGGTGCAGAGCCTGGAAGAGCAGCTGCAGGAACTGCGCGCGCAGGTCACCGAGCTGCGCACCCGCGTGGGCGACTAA
- a CDS encoding GNAT family N-acetyltransferase, whose product MSAVCPHGSLRFPPTECAVTVILETARVRLRLLDPERDAEAMLALVNDPAFIAGINDRGIRTREQAREHVREWAQAHQQQHGFAHWALETRQASTFMGTLGLLCRETLPVPHIGFALLPAYRGKGYVTEAGRAVLEHARQVLGLTQLCAIVSPGNAASIRALEALGLRYESLRVLSPGSEAVAYYTIDLGPGGVDR is encoded by the coding sequence TTGTCAGCGGTATGCCCGCACGGCAGTCTGAGGTTCCCGCCAACGGAGTGCGCCGTGACCGTGATCCTCGAAACCGCACGTGTGCGCTTGCGTCTGCTCGATCCCGAGCGCGATGCCGAGGCGATGCTGGCGCTGGTCAACGATCCTGCGTTCATCGCCGGCATCAACGACCGCGGTATCCGCACCCGCGAGCAGGCGCGCGAGCATGTGCGCGAATGGGCGCAGGCGCATCAGCAACAACACGGCTTCGCGCACTGGGCGCTGGAAACGCGGCAGGCAAGCACCTTCATGGGCACCTTGGGCCTGTTATGCCGCGAGACCTTGCCGGTGCCGCATATCGGCTTTGCGCTGTTGCCCGCGTATCGCGGCAAGGGCTATGTGACCGAGGCCGGGCGCGCGGTGCTGGAGCATGCACGCCAGGTATTGGGATTGACGCAGCTGTGCGCGATCGTCTCGCCAGGCAATGCGGCCTCGATCCGCGCGCTGGAAGCGCTGGGGCTGCGCTATGAGAGCCTGCGGGTGCTGAGTCCCGGCAGCGAGGCCGTGGCGTACTACACGATCGACCTCGGCCCTGGTGGCGTGGACCGCTGA